One part of the Spiroplasma turonicum genome encodes these proteins:
- a CDS encoding ABC transporter permease produces the protein MKYNGRKLFKLIFSIQFSNYKSDIFIIFSGWFITIVTMVVWLAFKNAGENIVYDSFILASAIGIGTIRNCLFNFIKTIHDFKQNNFFHRMFSTSLSKTLVFTTMILFNQIVNLFVTGSLIAIAMAFEDQRYLIKHVNWLAFFAGFFLLVFLSNIMAFIVALSCKKIEIAYVIGNIYYFGPVYLLGLGIPYRTLEKSQIVIIISFLFPQRYMLNIMASGWIDDPKMTDNTFSYGGNYWIPYLVSILLILISLIFVIKIFRSLFEDDNKKYKRYSNTKKHLGIIYAIKRASSFDELDQIIELRNMLNKNTEHKLKEKGRMSWKRTKK, from the coding sequence ATGAAATATAATGGTAGAAAACTATTTAAACTTATTTTTAGTATACAATTTTCAAATTATAAAAGTGATATATTCATAATATTTTCAGGATGATTTATTACAATTGTTACTATGGTTGTTTGGTTAGCATTTAAAAATGCAGGAGAAAATATAGTTTATGACTCATTTATACTTGCAAGTGCAATTGGTATTGGGACAATTAGAAACTGTTTATTCAACTTTATTAAAACAATTCATGATTTTAAACAAAACAATTTTTTTCATAGAATGTTCAGCACAAGTCTTTCTAAAACATTAGTTTTTACAACTATGATATTGTTTAATCAAATTGTTAATCTTTTTGTAACAGGTTCACTAATTGCAATTGCAATGGCATTTGAAGATCAAAGATATTTAATTAAACATGTTAATTGATTGGCATTCTTTGCAGGTTTTTTTCTATTAGTCTTTCTATCAAATATTATGGCTTTTATAGTTGCATTAAGTTGTAAAAAAATTGAAATAGCATATGTAATAGGTAACATATATTATTTTGGACCAGTTTATTTATTAGGTTTGGGTATACCTTATAGAACATTAGAAAAATCTCAAATAGTTATTATTATAAGTTTTTTATTCCCACAAAGGTATATGTTAAATATAATGGCATCAGGATGGATAGATGACCCAAAGATGACTGACAATACATTCAGTTATGGAGGTAATTATTGAATACCTTATTTAGTAAGTATCCTCTTAATATTAATATCATTAATATTTGTAATTAAAATTTTTAGAAGTTTATTTGAAGATGATAATAAAAAATATAAAAGATACTCTAATACTAAAAAACACTTAGGTATAATTTATGCTATAAAAAGAGCTTCAAGTTTTGATGAACTTGATCAAATTATTGAATTAAGAAATATGTTAAATAAAAATACTGAACATAAACTAAAAGAAAAGGGAAGAATGTCATGAAAGAGAACAAAAAAATAA